One region of Campylobacter concisus genomic DNA includes:
- a CDS encoding DUF6115 domain-containing protein yields the protein MEIYIFLGFGIVLAIIVALMLIKDSETNKKFARFERAIESVMQENFNLKKQISMLEGEAFKNSEQYEPLKKQIKENIDLQINEKIVPIIRAIKSIERVIDDFATEQKDRIVSLEERTRDINKIAPSVINEEEQILKMFKDGKSAAMIAKDLHVGMGRVEFVLKFHKLA from the coding sequence ATGGAAATTTATATTTTTTTAGGCTTTGGTATCGTTTTGGCGATAATAGTAGCTTTGATGTTGATAAAAGATAGTGAGACAAATAAAAAATTTGCGAGATTTGAGCGAGCGATAGAAAGCGTTATGCAAGAAAATTTCAATCTAAAAAAGCAAATTTCAATGCTTGAGGGCGAGGCGTTTAAAAATAGCGAACAATATGAGCCACTTAAAAAACAGATAAAAGAAAATATTGATTTACAAATAAATGAGAAAATTGTGCCAATAATTCGTGCGATTAAGAGCATTGAGCGAGTAATTGATGATTTTGCAACAGAGCAAAAAGATAGGATAGTTAGTCTTGAAGAGCGAACAAGAGATATTAATAAAATCGCCCCAAGCGTCATCAATGAAGAAGAGCAAATTTTAAAAATGTTTAAAGACGGAAAAAGTGCAGCGATGATCGCAAAGGACCTTCATGTTGGAATGGGGCGAGTCGAGTTTGTGCTTAAATTTCATAAATTAGCCTAA
- the moaA gene encoding GTP 3',8-cyclase MoaA produces MLIDKYGRVVDYLRISVTQRCNFRCRYCMPTTPFSWTPRENLLTFEELFLFVKVAIDEGIKKIRITGGEPLVRKDLDVFIKMISDYNPDIDLALTTNGYMLSHFAKRLKDAGLKRINMSLDTLNEQKAKFIAQKSVLHEVLAGFEAAHDAGLKVKINTVALKGVNDDELINLLEFAKFRDSQIRFIEYMENSHAKDDLKGLSSDEILKIISQKYNVTKDGKLPNAPASIYRLDDGYKFGIIDPHKHDFCESCNRIRLSAEGLLIPCLYFEEALSIKKAVEKGDIVAASEVLRQVLANKPKENKWAIGANNETSSRAFYQTGG; encoded by the coding sequence ATGCTAATCGATAAATATGGTCGGGTTGTTGATTATTTAAGGATTTCTGTAACTCAGCGTTGCAACTTTAGGTGTAGGTATTGTATGCCTACAACGCCATTTAGCTGGACGCCAAGAGAGAATTTATTAACCTTTGAGGAGCTATTTTTATTTGTAAAAGTGGCTATCGACGAAGGTATAAAAAAGATAAGAATCACTGGTGGCGAACCGCTTGTGCGTAAGGATTTGGATGTTTTTATAAAGATGATAAGTGATTATAATCCAGACATCGATCTAGCACTTACTACAAATGGCTATATGCTTTCGCACTTTGCCAAAAGGCTAAAAGACGCTGGACTAAAGCGCATAAATATGTCGCTTGATACACTAAATGAGCAAAAGGCTAAATTTATCGCACAAAAAAGCGTTTTACACGAAGTTCTAGCTGGCTTTGAAGCAGCCCATGATGCTGGGTTAAAGGTAAAAATCAATACTGTTGCACTAAAAGGCGTAAATGATGATGAGCTTATAAATTTGCTTGAGTTTGCTAAATTTAGAGATTCTCAGATCAGATTTATTGAGTATATGGAAAATTCACACGCAAAAGATGATTTAAAAGGGCTAAGTAGCGATGAAATTTTAAAAATCATCTCACAAAAATATAATGTCACGAAAGATGGAAAACTACCAAATGCGCCTGCGTCTATTTATAGACTTGATGATGGTTATAAATTTGGTATCATTGATCCGCACAAGCACGACTTTTGCGAGAGTTGCAACCGCATCAGGCTAAGTGCTGAGGGACTTTTGATACCTTGCCTTTACTTTGAAGAGGCTCTTAGCATCAAAAAAGCGGTTGAAAAAGGTGATATCGTAGCTGCAAGTGAAGTTTTAAGGCAAGTACTAGCAAACAAGCCAAAAGAGAACAAATGGGCGATAGGTGCTAACAATGAAACCTCTTCGCGTGCCTTTTATCAAACTGGTGGTTGA
- a CDS encoding 7-carboxy-7-deazaguanine synthase QueE, with amino-acid sequence MSKELELVEAFLSIQGEGAYQGRLAIFLRFLGCNLNCSGFGVQTKSLKTGESLLGCDSIRAVFKGHFNYKIYSVDEILGIVDNLCKGLMQKPIIVLTGGEPLIWHENENFINLVKKLLEDYEVHFETNGTILINFAKYEIYKKCHFALGVKLVNSGVSEQKRINLDAILAIKNNARSSFLKFVLSHFDKSELDEIINIKNRLDLPVWCMAIGANRAELNENALKTAEFAIKHGFNYSERIHIRLWGDKEGV; translated from the coding sequence ATGAGCAAAGAGCTAGAGCTAGTTGAAGCGTTTTTAAGTATTCAAGGCGAGGGAGCTTACCAAGGCAGACTCGCCATATTTTTACGCTTTTTAGGCTGCAACTTAAACTGCTCTGGCTTTGGCGTGCAAACAAAATCTTTAAAAACTGGCGAAAGCTTACTAGGATGTGATAGCATAAGGGCTGTTTTTAAAGGGCATTTTAATTATAAAATTTACAGTGTAGATGAAATTTTAGGCATAGTTGACAACCTATGCAAAGGCTTAATGCAAAAACCGATCATTGTTTTAACCGGTGGCGAGCCGCTCATCTGGCATGAAAATGAAAATTTTATAAATTTGGTAAAGAAATTGCTTGAAGATTATGAAGTGCATTTTGAGACAAATGGCACTATCTTAATTAATTTTGCTAAATATGAAATTTATAAAAAATGCCACTTTGCACTTGGTGTAAAGCTAGTAAATAGCGGAGTTAGCGAGCAAAAACGCATAAATTTAGATGCTATTTTGGCTATTAAAAATAATGCAAGAAGCAGCTTTTTAAAATTTGTCCTCTCGCACTTTGACAAAAGCGAGTTGGACGAGATTATAAATATAAAAAATAGATTGGATTTGCCAGTTTGGTGTATGGCAATAGGAGCAAATAGAGCTGAGCTAAATGAAAATGCTTTAAAAACAGCAGAATTTGCCATAAAGCATGGATTTAATTATTCAGAGCGTATCCACATCAGGCTTTGGGGCGATAAAGAAGGTGTTTGA
- a CDS encoding 6-pyruvoyl trahydropterin synthase family protein: MIIRKLFRFENAHIVRFCSSKRCRTSIHGHSYVAEILLSSNFLDNAGMVYDFGLMKQNIKTIIDSFDHATTIFSGDNDEYKNDLKKHSARWIEIPLNPSAEQFCRIFFVLIERLLELSVMNNGEREVKLHSIIVHETDTGYAQCFKEDSVNAQMGEIKLDEIKFSDAIIEEWEDKNLFEKMKNRLKIEIPKDV, from the coding sequence ATGATTATTAGAAAGCTTTTTAGATTTGAAAATGCACATATTGTGAGATTTTGTAGCTCAAAGCGTTGTAGGACTAGCATCCACGGGCACAGCTATGTGGCTGAAATTTTACTTAGCTCAAATTTTCTTGATAACGCCGGCATGGTTTATGATTTTGGCTTGATGAAGCAAAATATAAAAACGATCATTGATAGTTTTGATCACGCTACAACAATATTTTCAGGCGATAATGACGAGTATAAAAATGATCTAAAAAAGCACTCGGCAAGATGGATCGAGATTCCGCTAAATCCAAGTGCAGAGCAGTTTTGCCGCATATTTTTTGTACTAATAGAAAGACTGCTTGAACTTAGCGTGATGAATAACGGTGAGCGTGAAGTGAAGCTTCATAGCATTATCGTGCATGAGACTGATACAGGCTATGCACAGTGCTTTAAAGAGGACTCCGTAAATGCGCAAATGGGCGAGATAAAGCTAGATGAGATCAAATTTTCAGACGCTATCATAGAAGAGTGGGAAGATAAAAATTTATTCGAGAAGATGAAAAATAGGTTAAAAATAGAAATTCCAAAGGACGTTTGA
- a CDS encoding 16S rRNA (uracil(1498)-N(3))-methyltransferase: MKFLYDKNAGNESLKIVNEAFLHLKARRMQAGERISVRNLRDFKEYIYEIDEIDRRSASLSLVFASSNGEQKFDFTIAWAIVDPKTIEKTLPFLNELGVGKIAFVYTKFSQANFNIDIERLSYINALSCEQCGRTSLMEFEIYKNLDELMSVYKNVSAINFGGKSLNEKKDDELLIIGPEGGFSEEETAKFKNSYGLNTKNILRSQTAVISVAAKFLA; this comes from the coding sequence ATGAAATTTTTATATGATAAAAATGCAGGTAATGAAAGCTTAAAGATAGTAAATGAAGCTTTTTTGCACCTAAAAGCTAGAAGAATGCAAGCTGGTGAGCGAATAAGTGTTAGAAATTTACGAGACTTTAAAGAGTATATTTATGAAATTGATGAGATTGATAGGCGAAGTGCGAGCTTAAGTCTTGTCTTTGCCAGCTCAAATGGCGAGCAAAAATTCGACTTTACGATCGCTTGGGCTATCGTCGATCCAAAGACGATAGAAAAGACATTGCCATTTTTAAATGAACTTGGCGTTGGTAAAATAGCTTTTGTCTATACTAAATTTTCTCAAGCAAATTTTAATATAGATATTGAAAGGCTAAGCTATATAAATGCTCTCTCCTGCGAGCAGTGCGGACGAACATCGCTAATGGAGTTTGAAATTTATAAAAATTTGGACGAGCTAATGAGCGTTTATAAAAATGTCTCAGCTATAAATTTTGGTGGTAAAAGCTTAAATGAAAAAAAAGATGACGAGCTTTTAATAATTGGTCCAGAGGGTGGATTTAGTGAGGAAGAAACGGCTAAATTTAAAAATAGCTACGGCCTAAATACAAAAAATATTTTAAGATCGCAGACCGCGGTTATCTCAGTAGCTGCAAAATTCCTGGCTTAA
- the rpmE gene encoding 50S ribosomal protein L31, with product MKKDIHPEYVDCTVTCACGNTFKTKSNKSEIRIDICDKCHPFFTGSEKIVDSAGRVEKFKKKYAQK from the coding sequence ATGAAAAAAGATATCCATCCAGAATACGTAGATTGCACTGTAACTTGTGCTTGCGGAAACACTTTTAAAACAAAGTCAAACAAAAGCGAGATCAGAATTGACATTTGCGACAAGTGCCACCCATTTTTCACAGGCAGCGAAAAGATAGTTGACAGTGCTGGCCGTGTTGAGAAATTTAAGAAAAAATACGCTCAAAAATAA
- the rsmI gene encoding 16S rRNA (cytidine(1402)-2'-O)-methyltransferase, with the protein MLYFIPTPIGNLEDISLRAIRILRECEIAICEDTRVCKSLINLLNERFDASINISKFIPLHTHNEDDFFTNLSDDFFSKNVAYMSDAGMPGISDPGVSLVRYAQKNNIEYEILSGANAALLSVVASGLCDKEFVFLGFLPNTGRDRSLAIQNALNLAYPAVIYESPKRILGLVQSIANLEPEREIFTIKEATKKFETKFKEKAQNLAQILEKVNLSGEWAIVISKSDKTATQNITKDEILSLDLAPKVKAKLLNKITGEDVKKIYDELIKA; encoded by the coding sequence TTGCTCTACTTTATTCCTACTCCAATAGGAAATTTAGAAGATATCTCGCTTCGTGCGATTAGAATTTTGCGTGAATGCGAGATAGCTATTTGCGAAGATACAAGAGTTTGCAAAAGTCTTATAAACTTGCTAAATGAACGCTTTGACGCAAGTATAAATATTTCAAAATTTATCCCACTTCACACTCATAACGAAGATGACTTTTTCACAAATTTAAGTGATGATTTTTTTAGTAAAAATGTAGCCTACATGAGCGATGCTGGCATGCCAGGCATCAGCGATCCTGGAGTAAGTCTAGTAAGATACGCTCAAAAAAATAACATCGAATATGAAATTTTAAGTGGAGCAAATGCCGCACTTTTAAGTGTGGTCGCAAGTGGACTTTGTGATAAGGAATTTGTCTTTTTAGGCTTTTTGCCAAATACTGGTAGAGATAGGTCTTTGGCTATCCAAAATGCTCTAAATTTAGCTTATCCAGCCGTTATTTACGAAAGCCCAAAACGCATACTAGGCTTAGTACAAAGTATCGCAAATCTAGAACCTGAGAGAGAAATTTTTACCATAAAAGAGGCCACAAAAAAATTTGAGACTAAATTTAAAGAAAAGGCTCAAAATTTAGCTCAAATTTTAGAAAAGGTAAATTTAAGTGGAGAGTGGGCAATCGTCATCTCAAAAAGTGACAAAACAGCCACTCAAAATATCACAAAAGATGAGATACTTTCGCTTGATCTTGCCCCAAAAGTAAAAGCAAAATTACTTAACAAAATAACTGGAGAAGATGTAAAAAAGATATATGATGAGCTTATAAAAGCTTAA
- the rlmB gene encoding 23S rRNA (guanosine(2251)-2'-O)-methyltransferase RlmB, with protein MIIYGKQLFLHILNKRPQILEEIYLSKECDKKLFSKICGIGKKIIRVDNQKAQSLARGGNHQGFLANVSEFEFSDIAELKKLNFIAILYGISDVGNIGAIARSAYALGCEGLVIVAKSINMQGVLRSSSGAAYEIPIAIFEDGLSLLNELKQFGFKIYATASNGKNVKEMKFAGKRALVMGSEGEGIPQKALAKCDECIGIKLKEGWDSLNVSAAFAIICDRMIDE; from the coding sequence ATGATAATATACGGAAAACAACTATTTTTACATATTTTGAACAAGCGACCACAGATATTAGAAGAGATATATCTCTCAAAAGAGTGTGACAAAAAACTCTTCTCTAAAATTTGTGGCATAGGCAAAAAAATTATTCGCGTGGATAATCAAAAAGCGCAGTCTTTAGCTCGCGGTGGAAACCATCAAGGTTTTTTAGCGAATGTTAGTGAGTTTGAATTTTCAGACATTGCTGAGCTTAAAAAGCTAAATTTTATCGCCATTCTTTACGGCATAAGCGACGTTGGCAATATCGGTGCTATCGCTAGAAGTGCCTATGCTTTAGGCTGCGAAGGTCTTGTGATAGTGGCAAAAAGTATAAATATGCAAGGCGTTTTAAGATCAAGTAGTGGTGCTGCTTATGAGATACCAATAGCGATTTTTGAAGACGGACTTAGTTTGTTAAATGAACTAAAGCAATTTGGTTTTAAAATTTATGCAACAGCAAGTAATGGCAAAAACGTAAAAGAGATGAAGTTTGCTGGTAAGAGAGCTTTGGTGATGGGCTCAGAGGGCGAAGGTATACCGCAAAAGGCTCTGGCAAAGTGCGATGAGTGTATCGGTATAAAGTTAAAAGAGGGCTGGGACTCCTTAAATGTAAGTGCAGCTTTTGCAATAATTTGTGACAGGATGATAGATGAATGA
- a CDS encoding phosphatidylglycerophosphate synthase, with translation MNELENLKEIGIKEISRKTHIEPTFLQYIFDKNFEKLSRLNIRGYAKILQREYDVDLSELLAEYDAFMQENTPDESHKTKVTPKISSYTPKDITIQKQSGTGGVGFLFWLIILAIIAGGAYHFDAYKYIENFLSFLNDENKSVNYSQSSIVNEVKKNIIDTNITISQNSPKIEANISSVKISAPVEQNVTTSPANMEQNAVKPSMAAQPAPKIEQNITKPLNEAVITPKQRVWIGIINLENGQKVSNDTSKSININLDQRQLVVCGNGNIELKIGDKVTKYNPSRPARFLVENGEMKFVSYDEFVELNKGKSW, from the coding sequence ATGAATGAATTAGAGAATTTAAAAGAGATAGGTATAAAGGAAATTTCACGTAAAACGCATATTGAGCCTACATTTTTACAATATATTTTTGATAAAAATTTTGAAAAATTATCACGTTTAAACATTAGAGGCTATGCCAAAATTTTACAACGTGAATATGATGTTGATTTGAGCGAATTGCTCGCTGAATACGATGCCTTTATGCAAGAAAACACTCCAGATGAGAGTCACAAAACTAAAGTTACTCCAAAAATTTCATCTTACACTCCAAAAGATATTACCATACAAAAACAAAGCGGTACTGGCGGCGTTGGATTTTTATTTTGGCTTATCATTTTAGCTATTATCGCTGGTGGGGCATATCATTTTGATGCTTACAAATATATCGAGAATTTTTTATCGTTTTTAAATGATGAGAATAAAAGCGTGAACTATTCGCAGTCAAGCATAGTAAATGAGGTGAAGAAAAATATCATCGATACAAATATCACCATCTCTCAAAATAGCCCTAAAATAGAAGCAAACATATCAAGCGTAAAAATTTCAGCTCCAGTTGAGCAAAATGTGACAACAAGTCCTGCAAACATGGAGCAAAATGCTGTGAAGCCAAGCATGGCAGCTCAGCCAGCTCCTAAGATAGAGCAAAATATTACAAAGCCACTAAATGAGGCGGTCATTACACCAAAACAACGCGTCTGGATAGGTATCATTAACCTTGAAAATGGTCAAAAAGTATCAAACGACACAAGTAAAAGCATAAATATAAATTTAGACCAAAGACAGCTCGTAGTTTGTGGAAATGGCAACATTGAGCTAAAGATCGGCGATAAGGTGACAAAATATAATCCAAGCCGTCCAGCTAGATTTTTAGTAGAAAATGGAGAGATGAAATTTGTGAGCTATGATGAGTTTGTAGAACTTAACAAGGGCAAATCTTGGTAA